In Heptranchias perlo isolate sHepPer1 chromosome 33, sHepPer1.hap1, whole genome shotgun sequence, the sequence ccctaggtccctttggacatccactgtttttaacttcaaTATACAGAGTTGTTTGAGACCAGTAACTACAGCGTACAGTCTACAGCCGACACAGACATTGGCTGTGAGCTGCCCTGAAGAGGAATTTCACTCTGGGCACCGGGTGGGAGCTCTGTCCATGTGTGCTCTGCTCCAGGGCTGTGAGTTTCGAATGATTTgaatgaatgactcacctcctgacccctcaaaaactctccaccacctacaaggctgaagttgggaatgtgatggaatattcaccactcacTGGGATGGTGTTGCTGCAACaacacaacaccatccaggacaaagcagttcactCGATCGACACCCTCATCAATGGACTGaatatccactctcttcaccattggTACATTGTGGTCGCAGTACgtgcaatccacaggatgcagtgcaggaactcACCAAGTTTGCTTACACGTCAAATCCCAGCCACACAATCTCGGCcattgagaaggacaagagcagcgacACTATGAAAACACCATCACATGTGTGTTCTCCTctccttaacccttgaagtccgggtatcattctagtaaacctacgctgcactccctccaagtccaatatgtccttccgaaggtgcggtgcccagaactgctcacagtactccaggtgcggtctaaccagggttttgcatagctgcagcataacttctgcccccttggttacggggagcgggcaggaaattggacattaatttagattgaggttaggatcagatcagccatgatcttattgaatggcggagcaggctcgaggggccgattggcctactcctgctcctattccttatgttcttatgttaacacaCCAACCTGTCATGAACATATATGGCCATTCCTTCACCGTCACTGgattaaaatcctggaattccctgcttAAAACCATTGTTGGAACGCCATCATCACAGGGACTGCTGGGGTTCAATGCGAAGGCTGACCAGTACCTGCTTAGggaagtgatgggcaataaatgtggccttgccagcgacgcccacctcccgagaacaaataataattaaaaaaatgaaaatgataAAGTATCTGGAGGTCTAGCTGGACAgggactggagttatactgccacGCTCCGGAATTGGATCAATTCTATCGTCACTTTCGTGTTACAATGAAGTGGAAACCAGTTGCACAGTatagaaagagagacttgcatttatatagtgcctttcacaacctcaggacgtcccaaggcgcttcccggCCAATGAAGTTCAGAGTAACGGCAGGGTAACAGAGTGAAAATAACCTGAGATTGGTTTGAGCCTGACTCCAATTCTGAGCAGAAACAGCCTCACTGCCTAAAGACACAAACACAAAGCCTGAAATATTTCAATCAGTGAGTCACTTCACTGCTTTGCAATGTCACGCCTCTGATGTGTGTAATATTTGTGAGATAGAACAGAATCATTGACTcatacagaacaggaggaggccattcggcccatcgtgcctgtgccggctcattcaaagctatccaattagtcccactctcctgctctttccccatagtcctgcaaattttcccccttcgattatttatccaattcctttttgaaatccgcgattgaatctgcttccaccgccctttcaggcagtgaattccagatcatcacaactcgctgcgtaaaaacatttttcctcacgtcatctctgattcttttgccagttaccttaaatctgtgtcctctggttactaacccaactgccactggaaaccgtttctccttatttactctgtcaaaacccttcatgattttgaacacctcgattaaatctcctctgaaccttctctgctctgaggagaacaatcccagcttctccagtctcttcacgtaactgaagacttttattctagtaaatctcttatgcaccctctctaaggccttgacatccttcctaaagtgtggtgcccagaattggccacaatactccagctggggtctaaccagtgttttataaaggtttagtataacttccttgctttctgcctctatttattaagcccaggGTCCCgattgcctttttaacagccttctcaacttgtcctgtcaccttcaaagatttgtggattgtctctcctcattcttccttccaaatgtatcacttcacacttctctgcattaaattccatctgccatgtgtctgcccatttcaccagtctgtctctgtcctcctgaagtctgttactatcctccacactcattactacatttccgagtttcgtgtcatgtgcaaattttgaaattataccctctatatccaagtcaaggtcattgatataaatcaaaaaaagcagtggtcccaacaccgacccctgggaaacaccactgtaaacttccctccagtctgggaaacaactgttcacctctactctctgctttctgtcacttagtcaattacgtatccatgatgccactgcccttttaattctatggctttaattttgcgaacaagtctattgtgtgagactttatcaaatgtcttttgaaagtccatttacacatcggctgcactcccctcatcaaccctctccgttacttcatcaaagaactccatcAAGTTGGTTAGACCacccttggagcactgtgcacagttctgttctccatattataaaaaagatgtggaggcactggagaaggtgcaacaagGATTCACAAGAATAATATCAGAACTGAATAGTTATAACTgtcgggaaaggctgaacaggctggggctcttttctctagaaaagagaaggctgaggggtgacctgatagaggtctttaagattatgaaagggtttgatggggtagacgtagagaaaatgtttccacttgtgggggagaccaaaactagaattcataaatataagatagtcactaataaatccaatagggaattcaggagaaacctctttacccagagagtggtgagaatgtggaactcgctcccacaaggagcagttgaggtgaatagtgtggatggatttaaggggaagctcgataaacacatgaggaagaaaggaatagaaggatatgctgatagggtgagatgaagtagggagggaggagactcgtgtggagcgtaaacaccagcatggaccagttgggccgaatggcctgtttctgagctgtagactcgatgtaacccagtgttagtcaaacacgatttgcctttaacaaatccatgctgactttcattaacccatatttttccaagtgtcaattaattttgtcccagattattgtctccaatTTATTTAATAATAGATTTTTAATATATGATGCAAAAGGCAAACTGCAAGGAAACTTCTGATCAAAGAAAGTAAATCAGAAAATGAGGAGAAAATAAGATATTGAGGCCGTGCTGGTGGGAAGTTGGAGAATTGGAAACAGTCAGTGGAAATACTTGTTAGAAACCCAGTTTCAAGTCAGAGTCACACTGGGAGCTCGTCCAACACCATCATTATCACTAGTGACAGGcagagggctggggggagagagggaccagcCCGTGAGGGGAGGGGTCTTGTGTCCAGTGCGTGAAGTGAGTCTTGTTTCATTGACCAAGAATAGGCAGTAACAGAACCCATGGGGATTCTATCAGCTGaaaccttccaccctccaaattCAGCAATCTGTGCCAGTGGAATAAGATAATTAAACAAACTGGACATTTACTGACTGACACTTTGCAAACGATGAAATAAAACACGGAAACGTTATCAGTTCGAAAGTCATTTAAAGATTTCTTCTCCACATTTACAGTCCACGCTCTGGGATTTcaatcagtgattttaaatccatTCCTTTCTACaacaaataaatacattgaaGATCGTTATAAACAAAGACACAATGCTCTGTGCTCCGAGAGGGCTCCACAATCCTGAGTCACAGTTTGGCCGAATAACTTTCTAATCCTCATTTATTTCTCCAAGGTTCTGGCGGAAGTTGTCCCACAAGGTGGTGAGTTGGATCTCCAGATCCCGCTGGATGCTGTCTGCATACGGGACAAGCCTCTCTCGCATCTCCTCCACATTCTGGCTGATCACCTTGTTCAGCTGTTCAGAGTAGGGAGCAATGTTCTGATGGAACTCCTCGATTCTCTGGTTGACGTTGCTGTTGAGATCGTCAATGTATGGGGCCAGATTTTGGTTCATGCTTCCCATGTTCTCGTTGAGCTTTTCTTTCAGTTCTGCGACgtaagggaccagcctttgcttcAGAACCTCCACAGTCTCGTTGACCTTTCCCTGTAACTCCTGAGCGTATGGCACAACCTTCTGggtcatttcaccaatctgttggTTCATCTTGGCCTGGACATCTTTGGCATAGGGAGCCATGGTATTGCGAAGCTCCTGGACTTTCTCATCAAACCTGGTGCGGAATTCCTCAGCATCGGCCGTCACCTTCTGCCTGAGCTTGTCCACATTCTCAGTGATCTTCTGCTGGAGTTGTTCAGCGTATGGAGTCAGAACTTCCCTCAGGTTCTCTGCGTTGTCTTCCAGTTTAGCCTGAAGCTCTTTGGTGTAGGGAGTCAACCTCTGGCGGAGTTCCTCAGCGTTGGTGTTCAGCTGGTGGCGGAGCTCTTCAGCGTAAGGTGTCAGCTTCTGATGAAATTCTTCAATGTTCCTGCTGATCTTCTGGTGAACTCCATCAGCAAAAGGAGAAAGC encodes:
- the LOC137301241 gene encoding apolipoprotein A-IV-like, producing MFFSCSRSDPLVSFLPIGSRAEFNGGQVRDAFWDYISQLTNDAKDSVDQIQRSEIGQRLNYLIKDNLQNVNGYAEDLQQRLTPIADDLRVKMTVDAENLRQQIRQELEDLRVKLSPFADGVHQKISRNIEEFHQKLTPYAEELRHQLNTNAEELRQRLTPYTKELQAKLEDNAENLREVLTPYAEQLQQKITENVDKLRQKVTADAEEFRTRFDEKVQELRNTMAPYAKDVQAKMNQQIGEMTQKVVPYAQELQGKVNETVEVLKQRLVPYVAELKEKLNENMGSMNQNLAPYIDDLNSNVNQRIEEFHQNIAPYSEQLNKVISQNVEEMRERLVPYADSIQRDLEIQLTTLWDNFRQNLGEINED